The following are encoded in a window of Castanea sativa cultivar Marrone di Chiusa Pesio chromosome 5, ASM4071231v1 genomic DNA:
- the LOC142634406 gene encoding uncharacterized protein LOC142634406: MLIIDEMALEDFWLDLIKFVLADLSSLRFCIALFNGICYWWKNIRNVWWVLLFAMVMESCTGMDPLARRFMWEVISRLSTRLGKIAVILTTHYMNEAQALCTRIG, translated from the exons aTGTTGATCATTGATGAAATGGCACTGGAAGATTTTTGGCTGGATCTTATAAAGTTTGTGCTGGCAGATTTGTCGTCGCTAAGATTTTGCATAG CCTTGTTCAATGGGATTTGCTACTGGTGGAAAAACATTCGTAATGTGTGGTGGGTTTTGCTTTTTGCCATGGTCATGGAATCTTGCACAG GTATGGATCCTCTTGCCAGACGATTCATGTGGGAAGTGATATCTCGTTTATCTACCAGGCTTGGAAAGATAGCAGTAATTCTTACAACTCACTACATGAATGAAGCTCAAGCTCTGTGCACAAGGATTGGATAA